A genomic region of Thunnus maccoyii chromosome 13, fThuMac1.1, whole genome shotgun sequence contains the following coding sequences:
- the LOC121910126 gene encoding adapter molecule crk-like isoform X3, translating into MEPGRPGCHNWRMTGLAPPRFRIGDQEFEALPALLEFYKIHYLDTTTLIEPISKAKHAGFISSSSVGVPQQPEEAEFVRALFDFPGNDEEDLPFRKGDILRVLEKPEEQWWNAANQEGRAGMIPVPYVEKYRPASPTAAGLGPPAAGTGQGGLVGGVAGSTDGTGAPQANPLGDPGQYAQPVVNTQLPNLQNGPVYARAIQKRVPNAYDKTALALEVGDMVKVTKINVNGQWEGECKGKRGHFPFTHVRLLEQHHPDDES; encoded by the exons ATGGAGCCGGGCAGGCCCGGCTGTCACAACTGGAGGATGACTG GTTTGGCTCCTCCTCGGTTTCGGATTGGGGATCAGGAGTTTGAGGCGCTGCCGGCCCTGCTGGAGTTTTATAAGATCCACTACCTGGACACCACCACACTCATAGAGCCCATAAGCAAGGCCAAGCACGCAGGATtcatcagctcctcctctgttggCGTCCCCCAACAGCCCGAGGAGGCTGAGTTTGTTCGAGCACTGTTTGACTTCCCTGGCAACGATGAGGAGGACCTCCCTTTCCGCAAGGGCGACATCCTGCGCGTGTTGGAGAAGCCGGAGGAGCAGTGGTGGAACGCTGCTAACCAGGAAGGCCGAGCCGGAATGATCCCCGTCCCCTATGTGGAGAAGTACCGGCCCGCCTCGCCCACCGCTGCCGGCCTGGGTCCCCCTGCTGCGGGGACGGGACAGGGGGGGCTTGTCGGAGGTGTAGCGGGCAGCACAGATGGAACAGGGGCCCCTCAGGCCAACCCTCTGGGGGACCCAGGCCAGTACGCTCAGCCTGTAGTCAACACCCAACTTCCCAACCTACAAAACGGGCCTGTCTATGCCCGAGCCATTCAGAAGAGGGTGCCCAACGCCTACGACAAGACGGCGCTCGCTCTGGAG GTGGGAGACATGGTAAAAGTGACCAAGATCAACGTCAACGGCCAGTGGGAGGGTGAGTGCAAGGGCAAACGAGGCCACTTTCCCTTCACCCACGTTCGACTGTTGGAACAACACCATCCTGACGACGAGAGCTGA
- the LOC121910177 gene encoding 14-3-3 protein epsilon, with translation MADRENLVYQAKLAEQAERYDEMVESMKNVASMDVELTVEERNLLSVAYKNVIGARRASWRIISSLEQKEENKGGEDKLKMIREYRKTVEKELKSICNDILDVLDKHLILAATTGESKVFYYKMKGDYHRYLAEFATGNDRKEAAENSLVAYKAASDIAMIELPPTHPIRLGLALNFSVFYYEILNSPDRACRLAKEAFDNAIAELDTLSEESYKDSTLIMQLLRDNLTLWTSDVQGDGEEQNKEALQDAEDEAQ, from the exons ATGGCAGATAGAGAGAACTTAGTGTACCAGGCAAAACTCGCCGAACAAGCGGAGAGATACGACG AAATGGTGGAGTCGATGAAGAACGTGGCCAGTATGGACGTGGAGCTGACGGTGGAGGAGAGGAACCTGCTGTCGGTAGCGTATAAGAACGTGATCGGAGCCAGAAGAGCCTCTTGGAGGATAATCAGCAGCCTcgaacagaaagaagaaaacaaaggcGGCGAAGATAAACTAAAGATGATCAGAGAATACAGGAAAACG gttgAGAAAGAGCTGAAATCAATCTGCAACGACATTCTGGATGTACTGGACAAGCACCTCATCTTAGCTGCAACCACGGGAGAATCTAAGGTTTTCTACTACAAAAT GAAGGGAGATTACCACAGGTACCTGGCAGAGTTCGCCACGGGCAACGACAGGAAGGAGGCAGCAGAGAACAGTTTGGTTGCGTACAAAGCTGCTAGCGACATCGCCATGATCGAACTCCCTCCAACGCACCCTATTCGTCTGGGATTGGCCCttaacttttctgttttctattatGAAATCCTCAACTCGCCAGACCGTGCTTGCAG GTTGGCGAAGGAAGCGTTTGACAATGCCATTGCAGAACTGGATACGCTGAGCGAGGAAAGCTATAAGGACTCAACACTTATCATGCAGTTGCTACGTGACAACTTGACACTATGGACCTCAGACGTGCAGGGAGACG gtgaAGAACAGAACAAAGAAGCACTGCAAGATGCGGAGGACGAGGCCCAGTGA